A window of Mucilaginibacter paludis DSM 18603 contains these coding sequences:
- a CDS encoding DUF2271 domain-containing protein: protein MMSKFFQITILFLALTFAGPGNLHAQNTAKYKCMIQMTNYMGEGAYIVISLIDSKGAYDKTLYVLGSNKKWYKTLKEWNQFYAKKPTNISAITGASVTGGDRSVNVIEIESAKINAGYKLRFESAVEDKNYNVKDLEIPLTTESLSAKNEGTGYIRYVRFSPN, encoded by the coding sequence ATGATGTCTAAATTCTTTCAAATCACTATCTTATTCCTGGCGCTCACGTTTGCTGGGCCCGGTAATCTGCATGCGCAAAATACCGCTAAATACAAATGCATGATCCAGATGACCAATTACATGGGCGAAGGCGCCTATATCGTTATCTCGCTCATTGATAGCAAGGGTGCTTACGACAAAACCTTATATGTATTGGGCTCCAATAAAAAATGGTATAAAACCTTAAAAGAATGGAATCAATTTTATGCGAAGAAACCCACCAACATCAGCGCGATAACCGGTGCATCAGTTACCGGGGGCGACCGCAGCGTTAACGTGATTGAAATTGAAAGCGCCAAGATTAACGCCGGATATAAATTAAGGTTTGAGAGCGCCGTAGAGGATAAAAACTACAACGTGAAAGACCTGGAAATACCCCTGACCACTGAAAGCCTTTCGGCAAAAAACGAGGGCACCGGGTATATCCGCTATGTGCGGTTTAGCCCCAATTAA
- a CDS encoding PepSY domain-containing protein, translating into MTISIWRYSHLALAVSSFILLTLAAVTGVILAFQPVAEKLQPYRADNINQITLAQSIPVLRKMYPGISQLTVDANHFVQVKGSDAQGKKLLAFIDPQNGAILGTPGKKSDFFEWVTALHRSLFLHETGRFFIGLTAFLLLLITISGTALIIQRQRGLKRFFTRIARDNFAQYYHVVLGRWSLIPIFIIALSGTYLSLARFGLIGTPEKSPKIDFAAIRMKPLKNASDFDVFKQTKLSEVESIEFPFSEDAEDYYTLKLKIGEVAVNQVTGDILSEVKYPTAVLLTNLSLNLHTGRASGIWAIILAVASANILFFIYSGFAITWKRLSNRTKNKYKANESRFVILVGSENGSTFGFAKTVQKQLLKAGERSIIVELDRYTVFPEAEHFLILTATYGLGDAPTNARRFTDLLQQHPQPKAIKYAVLGFGSHAYPDFCKFAFEVNYLLSQQAWAKPLIDIHTVNDKSPDDFALWAEAWSQQAGIKLDVTTQANPVKHRDMQQLTVTTINHTNDTNGVFTVTLKPKRKVIVTSGDLLAIYPTGDYHERLYSIGIINEEIHLSVRLYPGGLGSGFLHSLKAGNIINARIVNNSHFYFPVKAPEVIMISNGTGIAPFLGMINQNIQKKPCHLYCGFRDSSSYQLYQNLLEESHADGKLSKLHTAFSREDPKQYVGHLLATDTDLIADVLNNDGVVMICGSLSMQKDVMELLETVCQTKTDNDLSFYQSHDRIRSDCY; encoded by the coding sequence ATGACCATTTCAATCTGGAGATACAGCCATTTAGCTTTGGCTGTATCTTCTTTTATTTTATTAACGCTGGCGGCTGTTACCGGTGTTATACTGGCTTTCCAACCCGTGGCGGAGAAGCTCCAACCCTACCGCGCGGACAACATTAACCAGATTACACTGGCGCAGTCAATCCCGGTACTACGCAAAATGTATCCCGGTATCAGCCAACTTACCGTAGATGCCAACCACTTTGTACAGGTTAAGGGTAGCGATGCGCAGGGTAAAAAGCTACTGGCTTTTATCGATCCGCAAAATGGCGCAATATTAGGCACTCCAGGTAAAAAGAGCGACTTTTTTGAATGGGTAACCGCCCTGCACCGTTCGCTCTTTTTACACGAAACAGGGCGCTTTTTTATCGGGCTAACAGCTTTTTTGCTGCTGCTCATCACCATATCAGGAACGGCTCTCATCATTCAGCGGCAGCGCGGGCTCAAACGCTTTTTCACCCGGATAGCCCGCGATAATTTTGCGCAGTATTACCACGTAGTTTTAGGGCGCTGGTCGCTGATCCCGATTTTTATCATCGCGTTAAGCGGAACCTATCTTTCTTTAGCCCGTTTCGGATTGATTGGCACTCCTGAAAAATCACCGAAGATCGACTTCGCCGCCATCCGGATGAAGCCGCTCAAAAACGCATCCGATTTTGATGTTTTCAAGCAGACCAAATTATCGGAAGTAGAATCAATTGAGTTCCCGTTTTCTGAAGATGCCGAAGATTATTATACACTCAAGTTAAAAATAGGCGAAGTAGCGGTTAACCAGGTAACAGGCGATATATTGAGCGAGGTTAAATATCCCACTGCCGTATTGCTCACCAACCTGAGCCTTAACCTGCATACCGGCCGTGCCAGTGGCATATGGGCCATTATACTGGCAGTTGCCTCGGCTAATATTCTCTTTTTTATTTATTCGGGTTTTGCCATTACCTGGAAACGCTTATCAAACCGTACCAAAAACAAGTATAAAGCCAACGAAAGCCGCTTTGTTATTTTGGTAGGATCGGAAAACGGCAGCACATTTGGTTTTGCCAAGACTGTACAAAAGCAGTTACTTAAAGCCGGCGAAAGATCAATAATTGTTGAATTGGATCGATATACCGTTTTCCCTGAAGCAGAACATTTTTTGATACTCACGGCCACCTATGGTTTAGGAGACGCACCTACAAACGCCCGCCGGTTTACTGATCTGTTGCAACAACACCCTCAGCCTAAGGCCATAAAATATGCTGTACTTGGCTTCGGTTCGCACGCCTATCCTGATTTTTGCAAGTTTGCTTTTGAGGTTAATTATTTGCTTTCGCAACAAGCATGGGCCAAGCCGTTGATAGACATCCATACGGTGAACGATAAATCGCCGGATGATTTTGCTTTATGGGCCGAAGCGTGGTCGCAGCAAGCGGGAATAAAACTGGATGTAACCACCCAAGCGAACCCGGTAAAGCACCGTGATATGCAACAGCTTACCGTTACGACCATTAACCACACCAACGATACCAACGGCGTTTTTACGGTAACCTTAAAACCTAAACGTAAGGTAATAGTAACATCGGGCGATTTGTTGGCCATTTACCCTACCGGCGATTACCACGAAAGGCTTTATTCTATTGGTATCATTAACGAAGAGATTCATTTAAGCGTGAGGTTATATCCGGGCGGACTTGGCTCCGGCTTTTTACATAGTTTAAAAGCAGGCAACATCATTAACGCCCGTATTGTTAACAATTCTCATTTCTATTTCCCTGTAAAGGCACCGGAGGTTATCATGATATCAAACGGTACCGGCATAGCGCCATTTTTAGGGATGATCAATCAGAACATACAAAAAAAGCCTTGCCATTTGTATTGCGGTTTTAGGGATAGTTCATCATACCAACTGTATCAAAACCTATTGGAAGAAAGCCACGCCGATGGTAAACTGAGCAAGCTCCACACCGCTTTTTCGCGGGAAGATCCAAAGCAGTACGTGGGGCACCTTTTAGCTACAGATACCGATTTGATAGCTGATGTATTGAATAACGATGGCGTGGTAATGATATGCGGTTCTTTATCAATGCAAAAAGACGTAATGGAGTTGCTTGAAACGGTATGCCAAACAAAAACCGATAACGATCTCAGCTTCTATCAATCGCATGACAGGATACGTTCGGATTGTTATTAA
- a CDS encoding FAD:protein FMN transferase, which produces MKNKLILLFLLFTLSTSSQILRKRTTKLMGSRWQITLVAKDSITAEQNIDTCIAEVSRIENLISDWIPASQVSQVNSKAGIHPVKVDREVFQLTQRAIYLSRITGGAFDISFAAMDKIWKFDGSMTAMPTPKAIKKSVEKVGYKNIILDSVNSTIFLKLKGMKIGFGALGEGYAADKCRDMMITRGINSGIVNGSGDMSTWGKQPDGSSWNIGITNPMKEDTIIAIVPLRQGAVVTSGSYEKFVVFNGKRYAHIINPATGYPATGLCSVTVFGPSAERANGFSTSMMVLGKDAALQFIKKFPEYHYLMITDKGRIFSSPQLHFSKHQL; this is translated from the coding sequence ATGAAAAATAAACTCATCCTGCTTTTTTTACTATTTACCTTAAGTACCAGTTCGCAAATACTCAGGAAACGAACAACCAAACTCATGGGTAGCCGTTGGCAAATTACGCTGGTAGCCAAAGATTCCATCACTGCAGAACAAAATATTGATACCTGTATTGCCGAAGTTAGCCGGATAGAAAATCTTATATCCGATTGGATACCCGCTTCACAGGTATCGCAGGTAAACAGTAAGGCTGGCATCCATCCTGTTAAGGTAGACCGTGAGGTTTTCCAGCTCACCCAGCGGGCCATCTATTTATCCCGCATAACCGGCGGTGCTTTCGATATCAGCTTTGCTGCGATGGATAAAATATGGAAGTTTGATGGCTCCATGACCGCTATGCCAACACCCAAAGCGATAAAAAAATCCGTTGAAAAAGTTGGTTATAAAAACATTATCCTCGATAGTGTTAACTCCACCATATTTTTAAAACTTAAAGGCATGAAAATAGGCTTCGGTGCTTTGGGCGAAGGATACGCCGCCGATAAGTGTCGTGATATGATGATAACCAGAGGGATAAATTCGGGCATTGTAAATGGATCAGGCGACATGAGCACCTGGGGCAAACAGCCCGATGGAAGCAGCTGGAATATAGGTATTACCAACCCGATGAAGGAAGATACCATTATCGCGATAGTTCCTTTACGACAAGGGGCCGTAGTAACCTCGGGCAGTTACGAAAAATTTGTTGTTTTTAACGGCAAGCGCTACGCGCATATTATTAACCCGGCCACCGGCTACCCGGCTACAGGCTTATGCAGCGTAACCGTTTTTGGCCCCAGCGCCGAAAGGGCCAACGGTTTCAGTACCTCCATGATGGTTTTAGGGAAGGATGCCGCGCTGCAGTTTATCAAAAAATTCCCCGAATATCATTACCTGATGATTACAGACAAAGGTCGCATATTTTCGTCCCCACAATTGCATTTCAGCAAACATCAATTGTAG
- a CDS encoding TonB-dependent receptor, with amino-acid sequence MINKLYTIFLMITFLLAPTAYAQTNTGSIKGRVETSDGKPAAYVSVSLDHTNKGTKTDESGNYLIKGIKAGNYTIKVSFVGLQTEAQQITVGEGKQAMLSFTLKENASKLSEVTVRGANQHNKPVKVGKAGLRPMDVPQSIQVIDSTVIADQQVNRLADVLKNVNGVALGENRGSVNEAFYARGYSLGSNNVFKNGARTSIGGVPEASTLESVEVLKGSAALLYGGVSGGAVINMVTKKPKFNWGGEVSMRAGSYDLYKPTIDIYGPVSKSIAFRVIATKENANSFRDVVKTDRFYVNPSLLYKISDKTELIVQGDYLKSNYTPDFGIGTVGGKISPVPRNAFINEPWAYNNTNTGSAQANLTHKFNDTWKLNVLGAFQSYSRNYFGAERPVGKANGMAPRALTRSKSQEYTYNQQINLTGGMMTGSIKHTLLFGADADQSRTTAYSFKYATGTAANATDSVNILDPSTYGTKLPMPETYTYQHTVTPIWRMGAFAQDLISLTEQFKVLAGVRYTYQETPKSRTYDEVTGAVTDAVAATKVDKAFSPKFALIYQPIKTSSVYVSYANNFTANTGVDIYNVPLGPSIIDQWEAGVKNDLLNGRLSVNVTAYHILNNRFAQTALTTADGKPNSDTNVKEFSGKTASDGLEVDITGKLSANCYFLAGYAYNYFRYTQTLPVTGITEGERVIGTTPHTANATIFYTFDKGDMKGLKFGFSGYYTGKRNAGFNTLKNGLQRGQPTYLTDYGTFDFSAGYTFKRKLSLLAKVSNLTNELNYTVHENYSVNPIAPRMFSTTLAYKF; translated from the coding sequence ATGATAAATAAGCTTTACACAATTTTTTTAATGATCACTTTTTTGCTTGCACCAACGGCCTATGCGCAAACTAATACCGGAAGCATCAAGGGGAGAGTAGAAACGAGCGATGGCAAACCGGCTGCTTATGTTAGCGTTAGCCTGGACCATACCAATAAAGGAACCAAAACCGATGAAAGCGGTAACTACCTCATTAAAGGTATTAAGGCTGGTAATTATACCATTAAAGTTTCTTTTGTAGGTTTACAAACCGAAGCACAACAAATAACCGTGGGCGAAGGTAAGCAAGCGATGTTGAGCTTCACTTTAAAAGAAAATGCATCAAAGCTTAGTGAAGTGACTGTAAGAGGCGCTAACCAGCATAACAAGCCTGTAAAAGTGGGCAAAGCAGGTTTGCGCCCGATGGATGTACCACAAAGTATCCAGGTGATAGACAGTACAGTGATTGCCGATCAGCAGGTTAACCGGTTGGCGGATGTACTGAAAAATGTTAACGGTGTAGCCTTAGGTGAAAACCGTGGCTCAGTAAACGAGGCTTTTTACGCCCGTGGTTACAGCCTGGGCAGTAACAACGTTTTTAAAAATGGTGCCCGTACTTCCATTGGAGGTGTGCCGGAGGCCAGTACGCTGGAATCAGTAGAAGTATTGAAAGGTAGCGCTGCATTGCTTTATGGCGGGGTTAGCGGTGGCGCCGTGATCAACATGGTAACCAAAAAACCAAAATTTAACTGGGGAGGCGAGGTGAGCATGCGCGCAGGTAGCTATGATTTATACAAGCCCACAATTGACATTTACGGGCCGGTTTCTAAAAGCATAGCCTTCCGTGTTATCGCCACTAAAGAAAACGCCAATAGTTTCCGTGATGTGGTAAAAACCGACCGCTTTTATGTCAACCCATCGCTTCTATATAAAATTAGCGACAAAACGGAACTGATTGTACAAGGCGATTACTTAAAAAGCAACTACACACCGGATTTTGGTATCGGAACCGTAGGCGGGAAAATTTCTCCGGTTCCGCGTAATGCCTTCATTAACGAGCCCTGGGCTTACAATAATACCAACACCGGCAGCGCCCAGGCTAACTTAACGCACAAGTTTAATGATACCTGGAAATTGAATGTGCTTGGTGCGTTCCAATCTTACAGCCGTAACTATTTTGGAGCAGAACGCCCGGTTGGTAAAGCAAACGGCATGGCTCCACGCGCACTAACCAGATCCAAATCACAGGAATATACTTATAATCAGCAGATCAATCTCACTGGGGGCATGATGACCGGATCTATTAAACACACCTTGTTGTTTGGTGCGGATGCAGATCAGTCGAGAACTACGGCCTATAGTTTTAAATATGCGACCGGAACAGCAGCCAATGCTACCGACTCGGTAAACATACTCGACCCTTCAACTTACGGAACCAAGCTTCCAATGCCGGAAACATACACCTATCAGCATACCGTAACGCCGATATGGCGCATGGGAGCCTTCGCTCAGGACTTAATCAGCCTGACCGAGCAATTTAAGGTATTGGCTGGCGTGAGATACACTTATCAGGAAACACCAAAATCCCGCACTTATGACGAAGTAACCGGCGCAGTTACCGATGCAGTTGCCGCTACAAAGGTGGATAAAGCTTTTTCGCCAAAATTTGCTTTAATTTATCAGCCCATTAAAACCTCATCGGTTTACGTGAGCTATGCCAATAATTTCACTGCAAACACTGGTGTAGATATATATAATGTACCGCTGGGCCCGTCCATCATTGATCAGTGGGAAGCAGGTGTAAAAAACGATCTCCTGAACGGCAGATTATCGGTTAATGTAACTGCTTATCATATCCTGAACAACCGTTTTGCCCAAACAGCCTTAACTACTGCAGATGGCAAACCAAACTCGGATACCAACGTTAAGGAATTCAGCGGTAAAACAGCCAGCGACGGCTTGGAAGTTGATATTACCGGCAAATTATCAGCTAACTGTTACTTCCTGGCAGGCTATGCCTACAACTATTTCCGTTATACCCAAACACTGCCTGTTACTGGTATTACAGAGGGTGAGCGTGTTATTGGAACTACCCCCCACACAGCTAACGCTACTATTTTTTATACTTTTGACAAAGGCGACATGAAAGGATTGAAATTTGGATTTTCAGGTTATTACACCGGTAAACGCAACGCCGGTTTCAATACCCTGAAGAATGGCCTGCAACGCGGTCAGCCTACTTATTTAACAGATTATGGTACGTTTGATTTTTCTGCAGGTTATACCTTCAAAAGAAAACTGTCTTTATTGGCAAAGGTATCTAACCTAACCAACGAGCTTAACTATACCGTACACGAAAATTACAGCGTGAACCCTATTGCGCCACGCATGTTTTCTACAACATTGGCTTATAAGTTCTAA
- a CDS encoding acyl-CoA dehydrogenase: MYFDLSEEQIMIRQAARDFAQFELKPGVIERDEHQKFPAEQVKKLGELGFLGMMVDAKYGGSGMDTISYVLVMEELSKIDASASVVVSVNNSLVCYGLEKYGTEEQKQKYLVPLAKGEKIGAFCLSEPEAGSDATSQHTTAIDMGDYYLLNGTKNWITNGGSASTYLVIAQTHAERGHHGINVLIVERGMEGFTVGPKENKLGIRGSDTHSLMFTDVKVPKENRIGEDGFGFKFAMKTLEGGRIGIAAQALGIASGAYELALQYSKERKTFGKPLADHQSIQFKLADMATEIEAARLLCLKAAWLKDSGQSYALASSMAKLFASEVAMKTTIEAVQIHGGYGFVKEYHVERLMRDAKITQIYEGTSEIQKIVISREILK; this comes from the coding sequence ATGTATTTCGATTTATCAGAAGAACAGATCATGATTCGGCAAGCTGCCCGCGATTTTGCCCAGTTTGAACTAAAACCAGGTGTTATTGAGCGCGACGAACATCAAAAGTTTCCGGCAGAGCAGGTGAAGAAACTCGGCGAACTGGGCTTTTTAGGAATGATGGTTGATGCCAAATATGGCGGCAGCGGCATGGATACCATATCGTACGTTTTGGTAATGGAAGAACTTTCTAAAATAGATGCATCAGCGTCGGTAGTTGTATCGGTTAACAACTCGCTGGTATGTTATGGTTTAGAAAAATACGGTACCGAAGAGCAAAAGCAAAAATACCTGGTGCCTTTAGCTAAAGGCGAAAAAATAGGAGCTTTTTGCTTATCGGAACCCGAAGCGGGATCAGATGCTACATCGCAGCACACAACTGCCATTGATATGGGCGATTATTACCTGCTGAACGGTACAAAAAACTGGATCACCAACGGCGGTTCGGCGTCAACCTATTTAGTGATAGCGCAAACGCACGCCGAACGCGGCCACCATGGCATTAACGTCCTGATAGTTGAACGCGGGATGGAAGGCTTTACTGTTGGGCCAAAAGAAAATAAACTGGGTATCCGCGGGTCTGACACCCATTCGCTGATGTTTACAGACGTTAAGGTACCAAAAGAGAACCGTATCGGAGAGGATGGCTTCGGATTTAAGTTTGCCATGAAAACACTGGAAGGCGGCCGTATCGGTATTGCTGCCCAGGCTCTCGGCATAGCGTCGGGCGCATATGAACTGGCGCTGCAATATAGCAAGGAACGCAAAACCTTCGGAAAGCCACTGGCCGATCATCAATCCATCCAGTTTAAACTGGCCGATATGGCAACCGAAATTGAAGCCGCGCGTTTGCTTTGTTTAAAAGCAGCCTGGCTGAAAGATAGCGGCCAATCTTATGCGCTGGCAAGCTCTATGGCCAAGCTGTTTGCATCCGAAGTTGCCATGAAAACAACTATCGAGGCGGTGCAGATACATGGTGGTTACGGCTTTGTAAAAGAATACCATGTGGAGCGCTTAATGCGCGATGCCAAAATAACGCAGATATACGAAGGCACATCCGAGATACAAAAAATAGTGATATCAAGGGAGATCTTGAAATAG
- a CDS encoding helix-turn-helix domain-containing protein, with protein sequence MLLTDFEYLNTSEIAFKKKVALQIKRLRRQNQVSQEKFYTETNINIARLESGKVDIRLDTLRKICYYFDVSLSGFFQGIY encoded by the coding sequence ATGCTTTTAACTGATTTTGAATATCTTAATACTTCTGAAATTGCTTTTAAAAAAAAGGTAGCACTACAGATCAAGCGCCTGCGCAGGCAAAACCAGGTAAGCCAGGAGAAGTTTTACACCGAAACAAACATTAACATTGCGCGCCTTGAATCGGGCAAAGTTGATATCCGCCTGGATACCCTCCGCAAAATATGCTACTATTTTGATGTATCCCTTTCGGGTTTCTTCCAGGGTATTTATTAA
- the pnuC gene encoding nicotinamide riboside transporter PnuC has product MEVIKAIEAWWSGQSWLELIGFATGLLCVLLAALNIIWNWPFAIISTGIYIFIFATHRLYADMGQYVYLFISNIYGWYYWSMRPKDEKSIPVKLISRKQIWWSALAVAVLSPTLGFLLTKLAPVLHYAPAAFPYLDSFCTVCSLIAQLLLARKILENWLIWIFVDLIYIGVYAMKDLRLTAVLFAVYTGLAIFGYLDWRKTYRKQQQPGV; this is encoded by the coding sequence ATGGAAGTTATCAAAGCGATTGAAGCCTGGTGGTCGGGGCAAAGCTGGCTGGAATTAATTGGCTTTGCTACGGGTTTGTTATGCGTGCTGCTGGCGGCGCTAAACATCATCTGGAACTGGCCCTTCGCCATCATCAGCACCGGCATATACATTTTTATATTTGCCACGCACCGCCTCTATGCCGATATGGGCCAGTACGTATACCTTTTTATCAGCAATATTTACGGTTGGTATTACTGGAGCATGCGGCCAAAAGATGAAAAATCCATACCGGTTAAGCTGATCTCCAGAAAACAGATCTGGTGGTCTGCACTCGCGGTTGCGGTTTTATCGCCAACCCTTGGCTTTTTGTTAACTAAGCTGGCGCCGGTTTTGCATTACGCCCCGGCGGCATTTCCATACCTCGACAGCTTTTGTACAGTGTGCAGTTTAATAGCGCAGCTGTTGCTGGCCCGGAAGATTTTAGAGAATTGGTTGATATGGATATTTGTTGACCTGATTTACATTGGTGTATATGCCATGAAAGACCTGCGTTTAACCGCCGTGTTGTTTGCGGTTTATACCGGGCTGGCAATTTTTGGATATTTAGACTGGCGCAAAACTTATCGTAAACAACAACAGCCCGGAGTATGA
- a CDS encoding AAA family ATPase has product MNDRILKIAIVGPESTGKSTMSAYLAEHYHTVWVPEYAREYCDALTAPPTWQDEINMFHGQIAIENELLPQANRLLICDTTFITVKIWSDQMFGQSPQEVLDELSHHQYDFYLLLNIDLPWEDDPLRDFPHLREHFMEVWHRELQALNANYVVISGLGADRYESAVNAIDNFLNSSR; this is encoded by the coding sequence ATGAATGATCGGATATTAAAAATAGCTATTGTTGGCCCGGAGTCAACGGGTAAATCTACCATGTCGGCCTACCTGGCTGAGCATTACCACACGGTTTGGGTACCGGAGTACGCCCGTGAATATTGCGATGCACTAACCGCTCCACCCACCTGGCAGGACGAGATCAATATGTTTCATGGGCAGATAGCAATAGAAAATGAATTACTGCCACAGGCAAACCGGTTGCTGATATGCGATACCACCTTTATTACCGTAAAGATATGGAGCGACCAGATGTTTGGCCAATCACCGCAGGAAGTGCTTGACGAGCTATCTCATCACCAGTACGATTTTTATCTACTCTTGAATATTGATCTTCCCTGGGAAGATGATCCGCTTCGCGATTTCCCCCACCTTCGCGAACATTTTATGGAAGTTTGGCACCGCGAACTACAGGCCTTAAATGCAAACTATGTAGTGATTTCGGGCTTGGGGGCTGATAGATACGAAAGCGCGGTTAACGCCATTGATAATTTTTTAAATTCTTCCCGCTAA
- a CDS encoding RNA polymerase sigma factor — MEAIYVDKHYNLVVECKQGSKKAHYELYKLYSKAMLNTAFRIVDNLNEAEDVLQEAFLDAFARIKDFRQETTFGVWLKQIVVHRSINLLRKRKMDLVDISDEQIENLADDDQAEDDELIYKVTQIKEAMKLLPDGYRLVLSLYLLEGYDHEEIGQILNISENTSRTQFLRAKRKLIELLKQKGIVS, encoded by the coding sequence TTGGAAGCCATTTATGTAGACAAGCATTATAACCTGGTGGTTGAGTGCAAACAAGGAAGCAAAAAAGCCCATTACGAATTGTACAAATTATACTCGAAAGCGATGTTAAATACCGCTTTCAGGATAGTTGACAATTTAAATGAGGCTGAGGACGTATTGCAGGAAGCTTTCCTGGACGCCTTTGCGCGGATCAAAGATTTCCGTCAGGAAACAACTTTCGGCGTTTGGTTAAAGCAAATTGTTGTGCACCGCAGCATCAACCTGCTGCGAAAACGCAAAATGGATCTGGTTGACATCAGCGATGAGCAAATTGAAAACCTGGCTGATGATGATCAAGCCGAAGATGACGAATTGATTTACAAGGTTACCCAGATTAAAGAAGCCATGAAGTTATTGCCCGACGGGTACAGGCTGGTTTTGTCGCTTTATTTATTGGAGGGTTATGATCATGAAGAAATTGGACAAATTTTAAACATCAGCGAAAACACATCAAGAACACAATTTTTAAGAGCCAAAAGAAAGTTAATTGAATTATTGAAACAGAAAGGAATAGTATCATGA
- a CDS encoding cryptochrome/photolyase family protein: MKQTVSIFWFRRDLRLDDNAGLYYALKGGHPVLPLFIFDTEILNQLEDREDARVTFIYQTIEALNNELREQQSSSILIKYNSTGQAWNEVLAEYDIAAVYTNHDYEPYARHRDAELKELFTQKNIEFYTYKDQVIFEKGEVVKDDQKPYTVFTPYKRKWYDKLKPFYLKPYPTRKYLDNISKTSPFQLPTLKSMGFAESKTHFPDKQYKTIIAGYHEQRDFPAIKGTSHIGLHLRFGTVSIRQLATDAYGAEEKTWLNELIWREFYMMILYHFPQTADHAFKPEYDRIRWRNNETEFKAWCEGKTGYPLVDAGMRELNATGYMHNRVRMVVASFLSKHLLIDWRWGERYFARKLLDYEMASNVGGWQWAAGSGTDAAPYFRVFNPELQLKKFDPKLQYVKKWVPEYADFSKYPEPIVDHAFARERCLKVFKEALSKS, translated from the coding sequence ATGAAGCAAACAGTCAGTATTTTTTGGTTCCGGAGAGATTTAAGATTAGACGATAACGCGGGCTTGTACTATGCCTTGAAAGGCGGGCACCCCGTTTTACCCTTATTTATATTTGACACCGAAATATTAAACCAACTGGAAGACAGGGAAGATGCGCGGGTTACTTTTATTTACCAAACCATTGAGGCATTAAATAATGAATTAAGGGAACAGCAATCATCATCCATACTCATTAAATACAACAGTACCGGCCAAGCCTGGAACGAGGTATTAGCCGAATATGATATAGCGGCGGTTTATACCAACCATGATTATGAGCCTTATGCCCGCCATCGGGATGCTGAATTAAAGGAATTATTTACACAGAAAAACATTGAGTTTTACACCTACAAAGACCAGGTAATTTTTGAAAAAGGCGAGGTGGTTAAGGATGACCAAAAACCCTATACTGTTTTTACCCCCTATAAACGCAAATGGTATGATAAACTGAAACCATTTTACCTAAAGCCGTACCCCACCCGTAAATACCTGGACAATATTTCAAAAACGTCTCCTTTCCAGTTACCCACACTCAAGTCGATGGGGTTTGCAGAAAGTAAAACTCATTTTCCGGATAAGCAGTATAAAACTATTATTGCCGGCTACCATGAGCAACGCGACTTCCCCGCAATAAAAGGCACTTCCCATATCGGCCTCCATCTGCGTTTCGGCACGGTGAGCATCAGGCAACTGGCAACAGATGCTTATGGCGCAGAAGAAAAAACATGGCTGAATGAACTGATATGGCGCGAATTTTATATGATGATATTGTATCATTTCCCGCAAACTGCCGATCATGCTTTTAAACCCGAATATGACCGCATCCGCTGGCGCAATAACGAAACCGAATTTAAAGCCTGGTGCGAGGGCAAAACAGGCTACCCCTTAGTTGATGCAGGCATGCGCGAACTTAACGCCACAGGCTATATGCATAACCGGGTACGCATGGTTGTAGCCAGCTTTTTAAGCAAGCACCTGCTGATAGACTGGCGCTGGGGCGAGCGCTATTTTGCACGTAAACTGTTAGATTATGAAATGGCCAGCAATGTTGGCGGCTGGCAATGGGCAGCCGGATCTGGAACGGATGCGGCACCTTACTTCAGGGTTTTTAATCCTGAGCTGCAATTAAAAAAATTCGACCCCAAACTACAATACGTAAAAAAATGGGTCCCGGAATATGCTGATTTCAGCAAATACCCGGAACCCATTGTAGATCATGCTTTCGCCCGTGAGCGATGTTTAAAAGTCTTTAAAGAGGCCTTGAGCAAGTCTTGA